A single Rubrivivax gelatinosus IL144 DNA region contains:
- a CDS encoding Rne/Rng family ribonuclease, with amino-acid sequence MKRMLINATQPEERRLAIVDGQKLLDFETELEGREQRKGNIYKAVITRVEPSLEACFVDYGEDRHGFLPFKEISRNYFKDGVDLKNARIQDVVKEGQELLVQVEKEERGNKGAALTTFVSLAGRYLVLMPNNPKGGGVSRRIEGEDREELKENLEQLQYPKGMSLIARTAGIGRSAAELQWDLNYMLKLWDAIDGASKAGKGAFLIYQESSLVIRAIRDYFTADIGEILIDTDDIYEQAQQFMNHVMPESASRVKRYRDDAPLFSRFQIEHQIETAFSRTVNLPSGGAIVIDHTEALVSVDVNSARSTRGSDIEETAFRTNLEAADEIARQMRLRDLGGLIVVDFIDMEESKNRREVEQRLRDALRTDRARVQFSSISKFGLLELSRQRLRPALSEGNHITCPRCNGTGHIRDTESSALQILRMVQEEAMKENTAAVHVQVPVEVTSFLLNEKRTEITKIELKQRVTVILVPNKHLETPNYKLERLRHDDPRLENLQASYTMVEEPDEEVGITRRRDANDKGRSKQEPVIKGVLPDQPAPPAPAPAPVKAAAPAPQPAAPAPAPAAPAAAPANGGFFGWFKRMFTMPEPTPAAAPAAPAPAAETAPATPDKREGGRRGGRGERGERGERAERGERGERNRNGRTEGRQEAREGREGRGENRRDGRRDAAEAGSETREPRAERGERTERSERAERGERGNRGPRAERAPRAEESTAAATLAPAAAEALAPVDGAPVAENGETRESGRRRRRRGGRGNGEGRVEEGTLVDGSTVPAEDAAPAATDAAPTVDEASAPEGVFPEAHEREGEPEGEREGGRRRGRGRDRFRRERREGEAVATEGVTEGATETVVGEDAAVTPPAPAEAVAELPETPVAEAVPAPQPPAAPRIEPYALPTEALSALAADAGLQWVQSDADKVRAAQEAIAAEPKPVHVPREPKPVVVADEGPLVLVETRKDLSQLKLPFELGA; translated from the coding sequence ATGAAACGCATGCTGATCAATGCCACGCAGCCGGAAGAGCGGCGCCTGGCGATCGTCGACGGGCAGAAACTGCTCGACTTCGAGACCGAACTCGAAGGCCGCGAACAGCGCAAGGGCAACATCTACAAGGCGGTGATCACCCGCGTCGAACCGTCGCTCGAAGCCTGCTTCGTCGACTACGGCGAGGATCGCCACGGCTTCCTGCCGTTCAAGGAAATCTCGCGCAATTACTTCAAGGACGGCGTCGACCTCAAGAACGCGCGCATCCAGGACGTCGTCAAGGAAGGCCAGGAACTGCTGGTCCAGGTCGAGAAGGAAGAACGCGGCAACAAGGGCGCGGCGCTGACGACCTTCGTCAGCCTGGCCGGCCGTTACCTCGTGCTGATGCCCAACAACCCGAAGGGCGGCGGCGTCAGCCGGCGCATCGAGGGCGAGGACCGCGAGGAGCTCAAAGAGAACCTCGAGCAGCTGCAGTATCCCAAGGGCATGAGCCTGATCGCGCGCACCGCCGGCATCGGCCGCTCGGCCGCCGAGCTGCAGTGGGACCTGAACTACATGCTCAAGCTCTGGGACGCCATCGACGGCGCCTCCAAGGCCGGCAAGGGCGCCTTCCTGATCTACCAGGAAAGCTCGCTCGTCATCCGCGCGATCCGCGACTACTTCACCGCGGACATCGGCGAGATCCTGATCGACACCGACGACATCTACGAGCAGGCGCAGCAGTTCATGAACCACGTGATGCCGGAGTCGGCATCGCGTGTGAAGCGCTACCGTGACGATGCGCCGCTGTTCAGCCGCTTCCAGATCGAGCACCAGATCGAGACCGCGTTCAGCCGCACGGTGAACCTGCCGTCGGGCGGCGCGATCGTCATCGACCACACCGAGGCCCTGGTCTCGGTGGACGTGAACTCGGCGCGCTCGACGCGCGGCAGCGACATCGAGGAAACCGCGTTCCGCACCAACCTCGAGGCCGCCGACGAGATCGCGCGCCAGATGCGGCTGCGCGACCTGGGCGGGCTGATCGTCGTCGACTTCATCGACATGGAAGAGTCGAAGAACCGCCGCGAGGTCGAACAGCGCCTGCGCGACGCGCTGCGCACCGACCGCGCCCGCGTGCAGTTCTCGTCGATCAGCAAGTTCGGCCTGCTCGAACTGAGCCGCCAGCGCCTGCGCCCGGCGCTGTCCGAAGGCAACCACATCACCTGCCCGCGCTGCAACGGCACCGGCCACATCCGCGACACCGAGAGCTCGGCGCTGCAGATCCTGCGCATGGTCCAGGAAGAGGCGATGAAGGAGAACACCGCCGCCGTGCACGTGCAGGTGCCGGTGGAAGTGACCTCCTTCCTGCTCAACGAGAAGCGCACCGAGATCACCAAGATCGAGCTCAAGCAGCGCGTCACCGTCATCCTCGTGCCGAACAAGCACCTGGAGACGCCGAACTACAAGCTCGAGCGCCTGCGCCACGACGACCCGCGCCTGGAGAACCTGCAGGCCAGCTACACGATGGTCGAGGAGCCGGACGAGGAAGTCGGCATCACGCGCCGTCGCGACGCCAACGACAAGGGCCGCAGCAAGCAGGAGCCGGTGATCAAGGGCGTGCTGCCCGACCAGCCGGCACCGCCGGCACCGGCGCCCGCGCCGGTGAAGGCCGCTGCGCCCGCGCCGCAACCGGCCGCCCCGGCCCCCGCGCCGGCAGCGCCGGCCGCGGCCCCGGCCAACGGCGGCTTCTTCGGTTGGTTCAAGCGCATGTTCACGATGCCCGAGCCGACGCCGGCCGCGGCACCGGCTGCGCCGGCCCCGGCCGCCGAAACGGCCCCGGCGACGCCGGACAAGCGTGAAGGCGGCCGCCGCGGTGGCCGTGGCGAGCGCGGCGAACGTGGCGAGCGCGCTGAACGGGGCGAACGCGGCGAACGCAACCGCAACGGCCGCACCGAAGGCCGCCAGGAAGCCCGCGAAGGGCGTGAAGGCCGCGGCGAGAACCGCCGCGACGGCCGCCGCGACGCCGCCGAAGCCGGCAGCGAGACCCGCGAGCCGCGTGCCGAACGTGGGGAACGCACCGAGCGCAGCGAGCGCGCTGAACGCGGCGAGCGTGGCAACCGCGGTCCGCGTGCCGAACGCGCTCCGCGCGCCGAGGAGAGCACCGCCGCCGCCACGCTGGCACCGGCCGCCGCCGAGGCGCTGGCGCCGGTCGACGGCGCTCCGGTCGCCGAGAACGGCGAGACCCGTGAGAGCGGCCGCCGCCGCCGCCGCCGTGGTGGCCGCGGCAACGGCGAAGGCCGGGTCGAGGAAGGCACGCTGGTCGACGGCAGCACCGTGCCGGCCGAGGACGCCGCGCCCGCGGCCACCGACGCCGCGCCGACGGTCGACGAAGCCTCCGCGCCCGAAGGCGTGTTCCCCGAAGCCCACGAACGTGAAGGCGAGCCCGAAGGTGAACGCGAAGGCGGCCGCCGCCGCGGCCGTGGCCGTGACCGCTTCCGCCGCGAACGCCGCGAAGGCGAGGCCGTCGCGACCGAAGGCGTGACCGAGGGCGCGACCGAAACCGTGGTCGGCGAAGACGCCGCGGTGACGCCGCCGGCCCCGGCCGAAGCCGTCGCCGAGCTGCCGGAAACCCCGGTCGCCGAAGCCGTGCCCGCGCCGCAGCCGCCGGCCGCGCCGCGCATCGAGCCCTACGCGCTGCCGACCGAGGCACTGAGCGCGCTGGCCGCCGACGCCGGGCTGCAATGGGTGCAGTCCGACGCCGACAAGGTGCGTGCCGCGCAGGAAGCGATCGCCGCCGAGCCGAAGCCGGTGCACGTGCCGCGTGAACCGAAGCCGGTCGTCGTCGCCGACGAAGGCCCGCTGGTGCTCGTCGAGACGCGCAAGGACCTGTCGCAGCTGAAGCTGCCGTTCGAACTCGGCGCCTGA
- the nagZ gene encoding beta-N-acetylhexosaminidase — protein sequence MSLHAPVVLDIAGTSLNDDDRRRIRHPLAGGLILFARNWADRRQLVELTAEIKSLREDLLICVDHEGGRVQRFRTDGFTHLPPMRAFGELWMDDAMRATAAATAAGYVLASELRACGVDFSFTPVLDLDHGPSQVIGDRAFHRDARVAALLAKSLMHGLLQAGMASCGKHFPGHGFVKADSHLALPVDRRSLKAILGDDAQPYDWLAGSLQAVMPAHVVYPKVDALPAGFSRRWLQEILRERLGFDGAVFSDDLSMEGAKGVGSTLDAALLALGAGCDLVLLCNQSTVDGGAPVDALLEGLEQAAADGRWTPDETSEARRTALLPQSEPLAWDELMRAPAYQRALERLP from the coding sequence GTGAGCCTTCATGCCCCCGTCGTGCTGGACATCGCCGGCACCTCGCTCAACGACGACGACCGCCGCCGCATCCGCCATCCGCTGGCCGGCGGCCTGATCCTCTTCGCACGCAACTGGGCCGACCGGCGCCAGCTCGTCGAGCTGACCGCCGAGATCAAGTCGCTGCGCGAGGACCTGCTGATCTGCGTCGACCACGAAGGCGGGCGCGTGCAGCGTTTCCGCACCGACGGCTTCACCCACCTGCCGCCGATGCGCGCCTTCGGCGAGCTGTGGATGGACGATGCGATGCGCGCCACCGCGGCCGCCACCGCGGCCGGCTACGTGCTCGCCAGCGAGCTGCGCGCCTGCGGCGTCGACTTCAGCTTCACGCCGGTGCTCGACCTCGACCACGGCCCCAGCCAGGTGATCGGCGACCGCGCCTTCCATCGCGACGCGCGTGTCGCGGCGCTGCTGGCCAAGAGCCTGATGCACGGCCTGCTGCAGGCCGGCATGGCCTCCTGCGGCAAACACTTCCCCGGCCACGGCTTCGTCAAGGCCGACTCGCACCTCGCGCTGCCGGTGGACCGGCGCTCGCTCAAGGCCATCCTCGGCGACGACGCCCAGCCCTACGACTGGCTGGCCGGCAGCCTGCAGGCGGTGATGCCGGCGCACGTGGTCTACCCGAAGGTGGACGCGCTGCCGGCGGGTTTCTCGCGGCGCTGGCTGCAGGAGATCCTGCGCGAGCGCCTGGGTTTCGACGGCGCCGTCTTCAGCGACGACCTCAGCATGGAAGGCGCCAAGGGCGTCGGCTCGACGCTGGACGCGGCGCTGCTGGCGCTGGGTGCTGGCTGCGACCTGGTGCTGCTGTGCAACCAGTCGACGGTCGACGGCGGTGCGCCGGTCGACGCGCTGCTCGAAGGCCTGGAGCAGGCGGCCGCCGACGGCCGCTGGACGCCCGACGAGACCTCGGAGGCGCGGCGCACGGCGCTGCTGCCGCAGAGCGAGCCGCTGGCCTGGGACGAGCTGATGCGCGCGCCGGCCTACCAGCGCGCGCTCGAACGCCTGCCCTGA
- the acpS gene encoding holo-ACP synthase, which yields MIYGIGTDVCDIRRIQATLARRGDRFAEKVLGDDELRVFHARRARAEARGIAFLATRFSAKEAFSKAIGLGLHMPMTWRACQILNEASGKPFVRLSGDLAAWFAARGLVAHVTVSDESDYATSFVVVEHAAAPTASKDLP from the coding sequence GTGATCTACGGCATCGGCACCGACGTCTGCGACATCCGCCGCATCCAGGCGACGCTGGCGCGGCGCGGCGACCGTTTCGCCGAGAAGGTGCTGGGTGACGACGAGCTGCGCGTCTTCCACGCCCGGCGTGCGCGTGCCGAGGCGCGCGGCATCGCCTTCCTGGCGACACGCTTCTCGGCCAAGGAGGCCTTCTCCAAGGCCATCGGCCTGGGCCTGCACATGCCGATGACCTGGCGCGCCTGCCAGATCCTCAACGAAGCCAGCGGCAAGCCCTTCGTCCGCCTGTCGGGCGATCTGGCCGCCTGGTTCGCCGCGCGCGGTCTCGTCGCCCACGTCACCGTCAGCGACGAGAGCGACTACGCCACGTCCTTCGTCGTCGTCGAACACGCCGCCGCGCCCACCGCCTCCAAGGACCTCCCGTGA
- a CDS encoding pyridoxine 5'-phosphate synthase yields MNPLVAPEAAAGGLTKLSVNVNKVALLRNTRHLGIPSVVRAATLCLEAGADGITVHPRPDERHIRGHDVHELAALLRHWPQAEYNIEGNPFHNLMAYVRELRPQQVTFVPDSEVQFTSDHGWNLPEDVERLRPVIAEAHSFGVRVSLFMDPIPEAMAIAREIGADRVELYTEPYAAAWGTPKQAEMLERFAAAGRAALAAGLQLNAGHDLNRDNLPDFLRAVPGVQEVSIGHALIADALELGLPETVRAYQRSIRSASQG; encoded by the coding sequence ATGAATCCTCTCGTCGCTCCCGAGGCCGCCGCCGGCGGCCTGACCAAGCTTTCGGTCAACGTCAACAAGGTCGCGCTGCTGCGCAACACCCGCCACCTGGGCATCCCGAGCGTGGTGCGTGCCGCCACGCTGTGCCTGGAGGCCGGTGCCGACGGCATCACCGTGCATCCGCGGCCCGACGAGCGCCACATCCGCGGCCACGACGTGCACGAGCTGGCGGCGCTGCTGCGCCACTGGCCGCAGGCCGAATACAACATCGAGGGCAACCCCTTCCACAACCTGATGGCCTACGTGCGCGAGCTGCGCCCGCAGCAGGTGACCTTCGTGCCCGACAGCGAGGTGCAGTTCACCTCCGACCACGGCTGGAACCTGCCCGAGGACGTCGAGCGCCTGCGCCCGGTGATCGCCGAGGCGCATTCCTTCGGCGTGCGCGTCAGCCTCTTCATGGACCCGATCCCCGAGGCGATGGCCATCGCGCGCGAGATCGGCGCCGACCGCGTCGAGCTCTACACCGAGCCCTACGCCGCCGCCTGGGGCACGCCCAAGCAGGCCGAGATGCTGGAGCGTTTCGCCGCCGCCGGCCGTGCCGCGCTGGCCGCCGGGCTGCAGCTCAACGCCGGCCACGACCTGAACCGCGACAACCTGCCCGACTTCCTGCGTGCCGTGCCCGGCGTGCAGGAGGTGTCGATCGGCCACGCGCTGATCGCTGACGCGCTGGAGCTGGGGCTGCCGGAGACGGTGCGCGCCTACCAGCGGTCGATCCGCTCGGCCTCGCAAGGCTGA
- the recO gene encoding DNA repair protein RecO, translating into MSRAAAAPLSAYVLHSWDWSETSLIVELFTRERGRVVVAAKGAKRPTSQLRPVLLPFQRIAVQLGRTPADEAAEIHTLRTAEWGGGVPPVPAAAMFSAFYCNELLMKLLARQDAFPQLFDAYAETLAALAADEAAALRAFELVLLRELGLLPELGTETLTLAPLAPARRYALHPEAGVVADAEGLTGADWVRLEAALVAHHGPALRAACTPVAPALRGPLRTVLHYHLGHARLRSRQVFQDVQKLVDTASR; encoded by the coding sequence ATGAGCCGGGCGGCTGCCGCGCCGCTGTCGGCCTACGTGCTGCACAGCTGGGACTGGAGCGAGACCAGCCTGATCGTCGAGCTGTTCACGCGCGAGCGCGGGCGTGTCGTCGTCGCCGCCAAGGGCGCCAAGCGCCCGACCTCGCAACTGCGCCCGGTGCTGCTGCCGTTCCAGCGCATCGCCGTGCAGCTGGGCCGCACGCCGGCCGACGAGGCTGCCGAGATCCACACGCTGCGCACCGCCGAATGGGGCGGCGGCGTGCCGCCGGTGCCGGCGGCGGCGATGTTCTCGGCCTTCTATTGCAACGAGCTGCTGATGAAGCTGCTGGCGCGCCAGGACGCGTTCCCGCAGCTCTTCGACGCCTACGCCGAGACGCTGGCCGCGCTGGCCGCCGACGAGGCGGCGGCGCTGCGTGCCTTCGAACTCGTGCTGCTGCGCGAGCTGGGGTTGCTGCCCGAGCTCGGCACCGAGACGCTGACGCTGGCGCCGCTGGCGCCGGCGCGGCGCTACGCGCTGCACCCAGAGGCCGGCGTCGTCGCCGACGCCGAGGGCCTGACCGGCGCCGACTGGGTGCGGCTCGAAGCCGCGCTCGTCGCCCACCACGGACCGGCGCTGCGCGCCGCCTGCACGCCGGTGGCCCCGGCGCTGCGCGGGCCGCTGCGCACGGTGCTTCACTATCATCTCGGCCATGCCCGGCTGCGCTCGCGCCAGGTCTTCCAGGACGTGCAAAAGCTCGTCGACACCGCTTCCCGATGA
- the era gene encoding GTPase Era, with protein MNTTPSPGDEAPDDSSSQAYELPPIPPAPAAVEGQRCGLIAIVGRPNVGKSTLLNALVGQKISITSRKAQTTRHRITGIRTVGATQFVFVDTPGFQTTHLKRHSGAMNKTLNRTVTASVADVDAVLFMVEAGRFGLDDAKVLALLPPDKPVILVANKLDAVRRRTDILPWLKSMQERHAFAEYVPMSATTAADVERLFAIVEPHLPEQPWFYEEDALTDRSDRFLASEIVREKLFRLTGDELPYSSTVVIDKFEEEGQLRRIAATIVVERDAHKGMVIGEGGERLKRIGTESRQELERLLDAKVFLELWVKVRSGWADDEAHLRSYGYE; from the coding sequence ATGAACACCACACCCTCCCCGGGCGACGAAGCGCCGGACGATTCGTCGTCCCAGGCTTACGAACTGCCCCCGATCCCGCCCGCACCGGCCGCCGTCGAGGGCCAGCGCTGCGGCCTGATCGCCATCGTCGGCCGGCCCAACGTCGGCAAGTCGACGCTGCTCAACGCGCTCGTCGGCCAGAAGATCAGCATCACCTCGCGCAAGGCGCAGACCACGCGCCACCGCATCACCGGCATCCGCACGGTGGGCGCGACGCAGTTCGTCTTCGTCGACACGCCGGGCTTCCAGACCACGCACCTCAAGCGCCACAGCGGCGCGATGAACAAGACGCTCAACCGCACCGTCACCGCCTCGGTGGCCGACGTCGACGCGGTGCTGTTCATGGTCGAGGCCGGGCGTTTCGGCCTGGACGACGCCAAGGTGCTGGCGCTGCTGCCGCCGGACAAGCCGGTGATCCTGGTCGCCAACAAGCTCGACGCGGTGCGCCGCCGCACCGACATCCTGCCCTGGCTGAAGAGCATGCAGGAGCGCCACGCCTTCGCCGAGTACGTGCCGATGTCGGCCACCACCGCGGCCGACGTCGAGCGCCTGTTCGCCATCGTCGAGCCGCACCTGCCCGAGCAGCCCTGGTTCTACGAGGAAGACGCGCTGACCGACCGCAGCGACCGTTTCCTCGCCAGCGAGATCGTGCGCGAGAAGCTGTTCCGCCTGACCGGCGACGAGCTGCCGTACTCGTCGACGGTGGTCATCGACAAGTTCGAGGAAGAGGGCCAGCTGCGCCGCATCGCTGCGACCATCGTCGTCGAGCGCGACGCCCACAAGGGCATGGTCATCGGCGAGGGTGGCGAGCGCCTGAAGCGCATCGGCACCGAGTCGCGCCAGGAGCTCGAGCGCCTGCTCGACGCCAAGGTCTTCCTCGAGCTGTGGGTCAAGGTGCGTTCCGGCTGGGCCGACGACGAGGCCCACCTCAGGAGCTACGGCTACGAGTGA
- the rnc gene encoding ribonuclease III: protein MDTRHDALQQRLGHRFERTGLLTRALTHRSWGADHNERLEFLGDSVLNCAVSALLYERFSGSDEGDLTRVRAHLVREDSLHRVALTLGLPEVLRMSEGEMRGGGAQRPSILADAVEALIGAIFLDGGYEPALAAVRRLFGEVIAATEADAWTKDAKTELQEWLQARRLPVPAYRIVATRGEKHAQTFEVECAVATLGLAERGEGRSRRTAEQEAARRLLEGLKADDKPGGPLRS from the coding sequence ATGGACACCCGGCACGACGCCCTGCAGCAACGGCTCGGTCACCGCTTCGAGCGCACCGGCCTGCTGACGCGCGCGCTCACGCACCGCAGCTGGGGCGCGGACCACAACGAGCGCCTCGAATTCCTCGGCGACTCGGTGCTCAACTGCGCCGTCTCGGCGCTGCTGTACGAACGTTTCTCCGGCAGCGACGAAGGCGACCTGACGCGCGTGCGCGCCCACCTCGTGCGCGAGGACAGCCTGCACCGCGTCGCGCTGACTTTGGGCCTGCCCGAGGTGCTGCGCATGTCCGAAGGCGAGATGCGCGGCGGTGGCGCCCAGCGGCCGTCGATCCTCGCCGATGCCGTCGAGGCGCTGATCGGCGCGATCTTCCTGGACGGCGGCTACGAGCCGGCGCTGGCTGCCGTGCGCCGCCTCTTCGGCGAGGTCATCGCCGCCACCGAGGCCGACGCCTGGACCAAGGACGCCAAGACCGAGCTGCAGGAATGGCTGCAGGCGCGGCGCCTGCCGGTGCCGGCCTACCGCATCGTCGCCACGCGCGGCGAGAAGCACGCCCAGACCTTCGAGGTCGAGTGCGCCGTCGCCACGCTGGGCCTCGCCGAACGCGGCGAAGGCCGCTCCCGCCGCACCGCCGAGCAGGAGGCCGCGCGCCGCCTGCTCGAAGGCTTGAAAGCCGACGACAAACCCGGCGGCCCCTTGCGCTCCTGA
- a CDS encoding DUF4845 domain-containing protein codes for MTPVPRLPRASQRGITLFGLLFWALLVGFIGYVLVRAVPTINEYLTIKRAVEKVAAGQPATVAEARTAFDRQKEVEYSIASIDSKDLVITKENDKVVIGFAYDKEIPLFGPVYLLLKYEGQAKAP; via the coding sequence ATGACTCCGGTCCCGCGCCTGCCGCGCGCCAGCCAACGCGGCATCACCCTCTTCGGGCTGCTGTTCTGGGCCTTGCTCGTCGGCTTCATCGGCTACGTGCTGGTGCGTGCGGTGCCGACCATCAACGAGTACCTGACGATCAAGCGTGCGGTCGAGAAGGTCGCCGCCGGCCAGCCGGCCACGGTGGCCGAAGCGCGCACCGCGTTCGACCGCCAGAAGGAGGTCGAGTACTCGATCGCCTCGATCGACAGCAAGGACCTCGTGATCACGAAAGAGAACGACAAGGTCGTCATCGGCTTCGCCTACGACAAGGAGATCCCGCTGTTCGGCCCGGTCTACCTGCTGCTCAAGTACGAGGGTCAGGCGAAGGCACCGTGA
- the lepB gene encoding signal peptidase I, with translation MSTLTAVLYGALVVYLGGWFLGQWTGNFSLLLFLLSAVTLCYWLAERFHFRPARQAAAAELERQDAARREDLARQGIAKVDGDVGAAKEKILEQPWWLDWTAGLFPVIVVIFLLRSFMFEPFKIPSGSMIPTLLVGDLILVNKYHYGIRLPVINKKIIANHDPERGDVVVFRYPIDPRVDYIKRVVGVPGDEIRYVNQKLYVNGQPAPVTPLGDFYNEDRLRYSPMFSEKLGAVEHRILVDPNRPAFYGPEPKSFPMHENCQYSAEGVTCKVPPGHYFMMGDNRDDSQDSRFWGFVPDENIVGKAFFVWMNLGDLGRIGSFH, from the coding sequence ATGAGCACTCTGACCGCCGTCCTGTACGGCGCCCTGGTCGTCTACCTCGGCGGCTGGTTCCTCGGGCAGTGGACGGGCAACTTCTCGCTGCTGCTGTTCCTCCTCAGCGCCGTCACCCTCTGCTACTGGCTGGCCGAGCGCTTCCACTTCCGCCCGGCCCGGCAGGCCGCGGCCGCGGAGCTGGAGCGCCAGGACGCCGCGCGCCGCGAAGACCTCGCGCGCCAGGGCATCGCCAAGGTCGACGGCGACGTCGGCGCGGCCAAGGAGAAGATCCTCGAGCAGCCCTGGTGGCTGGACTGGACCGCCGGGCTGTTCCCGGTGATCGTCGTGATCTTCCTGCTGCGCTCGTTCATGTTCGAGCCGTTCAAGATCCCGTCGGGCTCGATGATCCCGACGCTGCTCGTCGGCGACCTCATCCTCGTCAACAAGTACCACTACGGCATCCGGCTGCCGGTGATCAACAAGAAGATCATCGCCAACCACGACCCGGAGCGCGGCGACGTCGTCGTCTTCCGCTATCCGATCGACCCGCGCGTGGACTACATCAAGCGTGTCGTCGGCGTGCCGGGCGACGAGATCCGCTACGTGAACCAGAAGCTCTACGTCAACGGCCAGCCGGCGCCGGTGACGCCGCTGGGCGACTTCTACAACGAGGACCGCCTGCGCTACTCGCCGATGTTCTCGGAGAAGCTGGGCGCCGTGGAGCACCGCATCCTCGTCGACCCGAACCGCCCGGCCTTCTACGGCCCGGAGCCCAAGAGCTTCCCGATGCACGAGAATTGCCAGTACAGCGCCGAAGGCGTGACGTGCAAGGTGCCGCCCGGGCATTACTTCATGATGGGCGACAACCGCGACGACTCGCAGGATTCGCGCTTCTGGGGATTCGTTCCGGACGAGAACATCGTCGGCAAGGCATTCTTCGTCTGGATGAACCTGGGCGACCTGGGCCGCATCGGATCGTTCCACTGA
- the lepA gene encoding translation elongation factor 4, with product MNHIRNFSIIAHIDHGKSTLADRIIQRCGGLSDREMEAQVLDSMDIERERGITIKAQTAALEYKARDGKVYNLNLIDTPGHVDFSYEVSRSLSACEGALLVVDASQGVEAQTVANCYTALDLGVEVIPVLNKMDLPQADPDNAKAEIEDVIGIDAGDAIPCSAKTGLGIDDILEAVVHRMPAPRGNPDGAPRAMIIDSWFDNYVGVVMLVRVVDGVLKKGDRIRMMATNAVYPLEQIGVFTPKAMPREALNAGEVGFLIAGIKELQAAKVGDTITLEKKLPNNAGPASEALPGFKEIQPQVFAGLYPTEASEYDQLRDALEKLKLNDSSLRYEPEVSQALGFGFRCGFLGLLHMEIVQERLEREFDQDLVTTAPSVVYEVELNDGTVLQVENPSKMPDMGRIREIREPIVTVHLYMPQDAVGPVMTLANQKRGIQLNMAYHGKQVMLTYELPLAEIVLDFFDKLKSVSRGYASMDYEFKEYRAADVVKVDILINGDRVDPLAMIVHRAQSQFRGRAVAAKMREQIPRQMYDVAIQAAIGANIIARENIKALRKNVLAKCYGGDITRKRKLLEKQKAGKKRMKQIGSVEVPQEAFLAILQVDD from the coding sequence ATGAACCACATCCGCAACTTCTCGATCATCGCCCACATCGACCACGGCAAGAGCACGCTGGCCGACCGCATCATCCAGCGCTGCGGCGGGCTCTCCGACCGGGAGATGGAAGCCCAGGTGCTCGACTCGATGGACATCGAGCGCGAGCGCGGCATCACCATCAAGGCCCAGACCGCGGCGCTCGAATACAAGGCGCGCGACGGCAAGGTCTACAACCTGAACCTGATCGACACCCCGGGGCACGTCGACTTCTCGTATGAAGTCAGCCGCTCGCTGTCGGCCTGCGAAGGCGCACTGCTCGTCGTCGACGCCAGCCAGGGCGTCGAGGCGCAGACGGTGGCCAACTGCTACACCGCGCTGGATCTGGGCGTCGAGGTCATCCCGGTCCTCAACAAGATGGACCTGCCGCAGGCCGACCCGGACAACGCCAAGGCCGAGATCGAGGACGTCATCGGCATCGATGCCGGCGACGCGATCCCGTGCTCGGCCAAGACCGGCCTGGGCATCGACGACATCCTCGAAGCCGTCGTGCACCGCATGCCGGCGCCGCGCGGCAACCCCGACGGCGCGCCGCGCGCGATGATCATCGACAGCTGGTTCGACAACTACGTCGGCGTCGTGATGCTGGTGCGTGTCGTCGACGGCGTGCTGAAGAAGGGCGACCGCATCCGCATGATGGCGACCAACGCCGTCTACCCGCTCGAGCAGATCGGCGTCTTCACGCCCAAGGCTATGCCGCGCGAGGCGCTCAACGCCGGCGAGGTGGGGTTCCTGATCGCCGGCATCAAGGAGCTGCAGGCGGCCAAGGTCGGCGACACGATCACGCTGGAAAAGAAGCTGCCGAACAACGCCGGCCCGGCCAGCGAGGCGCTGCCCGGCTTCAAGGAGATCCAGCCGCAGGTCTTCGCGGGTCTGTACCCGACCGAGGCCAGCGAGTACGACCAGCTGCGCGACGCGCTGGAGAAACTGAAGCTCAACGACAGCTCGCTGCGCTACGAGCCCGAGGTCAGCCAGGCGCTGGGCTTCGGCTTTCGCTGCGGCTTCCTCGGCCTGCTGCACATGGAGATCGTGCAGGAGCGCCTGGAGCGCGAGTTCGATCAGGACCTGGTGACCACCGCGCCCAGCGTGGTCTACGAGGTCGAGCTCAACGACGGCACCGTGCTGCAGGTCGAGAACCCCAGCAAGATGCCCGACATGGGCCGCATCCGCGAGATCCGCGAGCCCATCGTCACGGTGCACCTGTACATGCCGCAGGACGCGGTCGGCCCGGTGATGACGCTGGCCAACCAGAAGCGCGGCATCCAGCTGAACATGGCCTACCACGGCAAGCAGGTCATGCTGACCTACGAGCTGCCGCTGGCCGAGATCGTGCTGGACTTCTTCGACAAGCTGAAGTCGGTGAGCCGCGGCTACGCCTCGATGGACTACGAGTTCAAGGAGTACCGCGCGGCCGACGTCGTCAAGGTCGACATCCTGATCAACGGCGACCGCGTCGACCCGCTGGCGATGATCGTGCACCGGGCGCAGAGCCAGTTCCGCGGCCGCGCCGTGGCCGCCAAGATGCGCGAGCAGATCCCGCGCCAGATGTACGACGTCGCGATCCAGGCGGCGATCGGCGCGAACATCATCGCCCGCGAGAACATCAAGGCCCTGCGCAAGAACGTGCTGGCAAAATGCTACGGCGGCGACATCACGCGCAAGCGGAAGCTGCTCGAAAAGCAGAAGGCGGGCAAGAAGCGCATGAAGCAGATCGGCTCGGTCGAGGTGCCTCAGGAAGCCTTCCTCGCGATCCTCCAAGTGGACGACTAA